One Glandiceps talaboti chromosome 20, keGlaTala1.1, whole genome shotgun sequence genomic region harbors:
- the LOC144450661 gene encoding 2-Hydroxyacid oxidase 2-like, translating into MTASLATSVRDNMNILEENEMLCVADYERAFQSQLRPESLSYFETGSGDEITLTQNRLAFNRIRIRPRVLRNVSSLDLSTSLLGQKIDIPVGISPTGFHGMAHPDAEIATAKASASVNTCMIVSQFANTSFETLVKAVPNGLKWANIYLFENRKITSDMVARIEANGYKGIVVTTDSPLGGNWVKVKRLRFNPKSSTPANLEKYLKGKDGENITYEEAFGKQTRDVRATWDYIDLLRSLTRLPIILKGILTAEDAILAVQHGVNAIIVSNHGGRGLDSSPATIEALPEIARAVGDKMEVYLDGGIRTGNDVFKALALGAKAVFVGRPVLYGLAHSGDEGVKHIFEILKREFHQTMGNAGCCSLSDITSSYVVHESYYYKI; encoded by the exons ATGACAGCGTCACTGGCTACATCTGTAA GAGACAACATGAACATACTGGAGGAGAATGAAATGCTATGCGTCGCAGACTACGAACGTGCATTTCAATCGCAGTTACGCCCTGAAAGTTTGTCGTATTTTGAAACTGGTAGCGGTGATGAAATTACACTAACACAAAACAGACTTGCATTTAACAG GATAAGAATACGACCCCGAGTTTTACGAAATGTATCTTCACTCGACTTATCGACGTCACTCCTTGGGCAGAAAATCGATATCCCGGTTGGTATTTCGCCAACGGGGTTTCATGGAATGGCTCACCCTGATGCAGAAATTGCAACAGCTAAGG CTTCTGCATCAGTGAATACATGCATGATCGTCAGTCAGTTTGCAAATACGTCATTTGAAACGCTGGTGAAAGCAGTACCCAATGGATTAAAATGGGCCAATATATACTTATTTGAAAATCGGAAAATCACTAGTGATATGGTGGCGAGAATTGAGGCCAATGGTTACAAGGGTATAGTTGTTACGACAGATAGTCCACTAGGAGGAAACTGGGTGAAAGTTAAAAGACTTCGTTTCAATCCAAAGTCATCAACTCCAGCAAACCTAGAGAAATACTTGAAG GGCAAAGATGGCGAAAACATTACGTATGAAGAAGcatttggaaaacaaacaaGAGATGTAAGGGCAACCTGGGATTATATAGACTTGTTACGTTCACTGACCAGACTACCAATCATTCTGAAAGGTATTTTGACGGCAGAAGATGCCATCTTGGCAGTTCAACATGGCGTCAATGCTATTATTGTATCAAACCATGGAGGGCGTGGTCTTGACAGTTCACCAGCTACT ATAGAAGCTCTACCAGAAATAGCACGTGCCGTTGGTGATAAAATGGAGGTGTACCTAGATGGTGGTATACGTACCGGAAATGACGTATTCAAAGCCCTCGCCTTGGGTGCCAAAGCTGTGTTTGTTGGGAGACCAGTTCTTTATGGGCTAGCCCATTCT GGTGATGAAGGCGTTAAACATATCTTTGAAATCCTGAAAAGGGAGTTCCACCAAACTATGGGAAATGCAG GTTGTTGTTCATTGTCGGACATAACATCCTCGTACGTCGTTCACGAATCCTACTATTATAAGATTTGA